The Pontibacillus halophilus JSM 076056 = DSM 19796 genomic sequence GAATGATTTAACATTGGTTTAACACGATGTTTACACTCCGTTGTCATACTCTAGTGTGGGATATGAAATAAAGATATGGGGTGTTCTTCGTGAAAAGACTGAAGTTTCCCACGAAATGGAAGGGTGAGCGTGTTAATGGATGGAAGGAAAAAGTACGTTTAAGAAGCCGTCTTCACCGTTCCGAGAAGGATTATTGGCATCAGTTCTCATTTCAAACTCGCTTAATCGCAATTGTAAGTATGTTAGTTGTTGCATCAATTGCAATCATAGGATTTATGTCTTATTCAAAGGCGAAGGATAGTCAAATGGAGCTGGTCAATGACCGACTCGTGCGAGAAACTGCCTCAGTCCGTGACATGGCTGAGCGGATGATGTATGCATACATTGGAGACGAGGAAGAATTTCAGTCACAGATGAACGAAGTGATTGCCTCGCAAAAGTCTGATTTAGTACAGGATGGATTTGGTGCGAAAATCCACCTACTTAAAGAGGGAGAAATTCTTGCCTTAGCGAATAACGGGAAAGAGACGAGTGATTTCCCTGAAGAGCTTGCCATTGAAATTCAAATGATAGAAGATGGCAGTGAATTTGGAGAGTTTAACGGGGAGCAAAGGATGTTTGCATACAGTGCCATACAGGAACTTAAGGGCGTATATGTAATTAGTGTTCCTGCTAAAGATTTTATGCACCCAATTAACCAGTTAGCCAAATATACGATTACCGTTGGCGTAATCAGCTTAGTACTTATCGTACTTATCGTTTCATTATTTATTCGAGCTATGGTACGTCCAATTAAGGAGTTACAACACATTATGCATGCTTCGAGTGAGGGGCGCTTCGAGGGGATTGATTCCATATCAACCACGATTCCAGAAGTTCGCTCCTTGGCTAATAGTTATAAGGAAATGACGGCTCGCATTGAATATATGCTCATGAATATAGGTGGGGCTGTGAATCAATTAGCTTCTACAAGTGAAGAGCTGGCTGTTTCATCTTGTAAATTAGGGGATAGTCAGCAAGATATGAAGAAAGAATTAACAGAAGTAGTAGAGGGGACGGAACAAACAGAAGGTACGTTCCTTGAACAGATGAGCTTGTTCTCTGAATTGAAACACTATATGGACCGTTTACTTATGTCTTTCAATAACATGTATGAGGAACAGAAACTGATGAATCAGTCGGTTTCAAGCGGGGATGAGAGTATAGCTTCCATCATGAATGCGTTGCATACCTATCACGATGGATTTAAGCAGATGACAGTAAAGATTCAAGAATTTGAAGACTACACCGTTAACATTGATGTAGCGGGTAAGATGATTCAAGATTTAGCGGAGCGTACAAAGTTACTTGCTTTAAACGCCACCATTGAGGCTGCAAGAGCGGGGGAAAATGGGAAAGGCTTTGCAGTCGTTGCGAGCGAAGTTCGAAAACTAGCCGACAATTCGAGAGAAGCTGCTATTGTTATAGATGAGAAAATGAAAGAAACCCTCGTTATCAGTCAATACTTATCAACAGAATTTCATGGGGTGTACAACCAGCTTACAACCCACTTAGACCATGCAAATTCTTCTAAAGAATCGTTCGATCATCTCAGAAAGCACATTCAAACCTTTAATGACAGTATTGATGTATCCAAGCAGGATGTTACACAAGCTGAATCGCTTATCCCCCTCATGGAGGACGCTTTCAATGAGTTTCATAAAGTGACAAAGCATACGTTGCAATCAGGAAAGCGATTAATTGAAACGTCTGATATGCAAGATCAGCAAATGAAAGAGACTGATGAAGTTCGGATAGCGCTCATTTCACTTTCAAAGGAATTATCAACCATAACAGATATAAACCGTAAACACCCTAGCCAATAAGTCAAGGGTGTTTGTTTTTGTTTCGATTTGGAATGGCCGAGACAGAAAGTAAGGTGTAGATAAGTGCCATGGTGAAATAGAAAAGAAATAATAACGATGATGAAAAGACGAATGCTTCTACGATTGCTGTTAACAGAGTAGGCAACGTGAGCGCATAGATGGCAATTTGCCAAGTATGTTTGTACGTTAGAGACTTTCCTTGTTTCTTTCCTAGGAATAGTCCTATGGCAGCCACTGCACAGCTAACCAATAAATAAATCATAATACTTGAAAGATACACCAATGAAACGGACACGATATAAGGTAAAGCTTGATTAAAACGCACAGAGATTCCTAAGGCATCAGCAAGTATGTACGGAATAAGCTGAATGCCTGTGATATACAACATATAAGCGAATACATAATGCACTTTCTGAAGTCTAAACGCTCCTATTCGTTTAAACTGATACGTACTCCAAATGAAGGACTTCCAAAAGTTCACAACATCACTCCTATAAATACCTCGCTACATCAATTTTAAAAAATCCAATAAATGAAATCAATTTAAATTTCTTCAAGTTATTTTAGGTTGCTTTGTAAAGTCTATGTAAAGATGGTGTGTAACCGACAAAAAATCCTTTACAAGGGGTTTACCATTAATTAATAATGGATAAGGGTTAGCGCTAGAACGCTCCAAAAAAAGAAAAAACTCGGATGAAGGGATGACTCCTTTTGGATATTCAAGACATTATCTTTCAGTTTGTTGGAGGATTAGGTATCTTTCTATTCGGCCTCAAGTATATGGGGGACGGTCTGCAAAAAGCAGCAGGCGACAAACTACGTACGATTTTGGACAGATTTACGACAAATCCGTTCATGGGCGTGCTAGCTGGTATTATTGTAACAATTCTAATCCAGAGTAGCTCTGGGACAACGGTGTTAACCGTGGGTCTTGTTAATGCTGGATTTATGACACTAAGACAAGCCATCGGTGTCATTATGGGTGCAAACGTAGGGACAACGGTTACGGCCTTTATTATCGGTATCGAATTAAAGGAATACGGATTACCGATTCTTGCAGTTGGTGCACTGATGATCTTCTTCTTTAAGAATAAGAAACTCAGCTACCTTGGTCAGACGTTATTCGGTTTCGGTTCATTATTCTATGGATTGAAATTAATGAGCAACGGTATGAAACCTTTACGTAGTTTAGAGGCATTCCAAGATTTAACCGTAAGTATGAGTGATAATCCTATTCTTGGGGTTGTTATCGGTACGATATTTACGGTAATTGTACAAAGTTCTAGTGCAACAATTGGGATCTTACAAGGATTATTTGAACAAGGAGCTATTGATATTAATGCTGCTCTTCCAGTACTATTTGGAGACAATATCGGTACGACAATTACAGCAATCTTAGCTTCAATTGGTGCGAGCGTAGCAGCAAAACGTGCTGCATTTACTCACGTAATCTTCAACGTGGTAGGGACAACCATCTTCTTAGTTGGCTTAAGTCTCTATACACCGGTAGTAGAGTTCGTGAAGGATGCACTTGGGTTAAATGCAGAAATGACAATTGCTTTCGCGCATGGAATCTTTAACTTGACTAACCTTATTATTCAGTTTCCGTTCATAGCTGTGCTAGCGATAATTGTAACGAAGTTGATTCCAGGGGAAGATTCTGTAGTCGAATCAAAACCAAAACACTTAGACCCAATTTTCATTGAACAATCACCATCTCTTGCCCTTGATCAGGCTAAGAACGAAGTGATGCGAATGGGTGAATTTGCATATCAGGGTCTAGAAGAAGTTTCCCTTTATATGAACAATCACAGTCGTAAGCACGCGGATAAAGTCATGCAGATTGAAGAAGCGTTGAATAATCTAGACAGACAGATTACAGATTATCTCGTGAGCTTATCTAGTTCATCACTAACAGAACTAGAAAGTGAAAAGCATACAGCCTTACTTGATGCTGTACGTGACTTAGAACGAATTGGTGACCACATGGAGAATATGGTGGAACTTGTAGACTATAAAGTATCCAATAAAGTGGACCTTACAGAAGAAGCACAAGCTGACTTGAACGATATGGTTAATCTTACGATGATTACAGTGAAGCAAGCTGTTCGTACTCTTGAAACAATGGACCGCGAAGAAGCGCTCTCTGTTACACGCAAGGAAGATCAAATTGACCAAAACGAGCGTTTATATAGAAAGAAACACATCCTTCGTATGAATGAAGGGAAATGTTCTGGAATGGCTGGCATTGTCTTCGTTGACATGTTAAGTAACCTTGAACGTATTGGAGACCACTCTGTAAATATCGCAGAAGAGGTTCTTGGGAAAGATAAAGAAAATGTAATGTAAGAGGTGAGGGAGTGATACTCCCTCATCTTTTTTTGGGGTTGATTGAATAGATTCCTTTACAAACAACATACCTATGCTAAATTAGATAGAAGAAAAGAAAGGCTAGTTAATCATGGTTGTAGTAGATAATCTTGTTATTATCAATATTTTTTTCATTTAAATCGTTGACGAAGTAGGGGGGGCGTGGTAATATAAATATTGTCGCTTTGAAGACAACGACGTTTTACTTCTCGTTAATAAATTGAAATTAACTATTGACGTGTTACTCTATACGTACTACAATGTAACAGTCGCGTTGAAAACATTTTATTTATTCCAACGTAGCTCAGTGGTAGAGCAATCGGCTGTTAACCGATAGGTCGCAGGTTCGAATCCTGCCGTTGGAGCCAAATGGCGGTGTAGCTCAGATGGCGAGAGCGCACGGTTCATACCCGTGAGGTCGTGGGTTCGATCCCCTCCACCGCTACCATATTCTTATACTAGCTATACATACTTTCATAATGGCGGTTGTGGCGAAGTGGTTAACGCACCGGATTGTGGTTCCGGCATTCGAGGGTTCGATCCCCTTCAATCGCCCCATATTGAAAGGACCCTTAGCTCAGTTGGTTAGAGCTATCGGCTCATAACCGATCGGTCGCAGGTTCGAGTCCTGCAGGGTCCACCATCGTACGGAGGAGTACCCAAGTCTGGCTGAAGGGAGCGGTCTTGAAAACCGCCAGGAGGTTCACGCCTCGCGGGGGTTCGAATCCCTCCTCCTCCGCCATTTTTTTACTCATAAATGGGATTATTATCGAAAAGCAGAAAGCTTCTAGTAGAATAATCATCATCGCTTTGAGCACAAAAGAATTAACATCTTGAATACGCTTCTGATTCACAATAAGAGGAGCGGAATTTTAATAAACATGGCTCGGTAGCTCAGTCGGTAGAGAAACCGTAAACCTCACTGAATCATCTTCATTGTAGGTTTTGCGAAAAGCAGAAAGCTTCTAGTAGAATGATCATCATCGCTTTGAGCACAAAAGAATTAACATCTTGAATACGCTTCTGATTCACAATAAGAGGAGCGGAATTTTAATAAACATGGCTCGGTAGCTCAGTCGGTAGAGCAACGGACTGAAAATCCGTGTGTCGGCGGTTCGATTCCGTCCCGAGCCACCATTCCTATATTTTTGAGTGTGTTTCAGCTACTAGGCTGAAATTTTTTTGTGTTTAAAGACGTTTTAAATGCACACACGAGGGTAAATTAAAATGTGAATTGTAGCCTTGAAATTTAGCAAACCATATTGTTTGCAAGCAATGGAGCGTTTTGATACGCTTACAATGGAGCTAGCGAAAGTAGCTTTAGGTTACATACTTTTAAAGGAGGAGATTCAAGATGGCTAAATTTGAACTACCAGAACTACCATATGCATACGATGCACTTGAACCTACGATTGACAAAGAAACAATGAATATCCACCACACTAAACACCATGCAGGTTACGTGAACAAGCTAAACACTGCGTTAGAAGGACACGCTGACCTTCAAGATAAATCCCTTGAAGAACTTCTAAGCAACAACCTAGAAGTAGTACCAGAAGACATCAAAACTGCTGTACGTCGTAACGGCGGCGGACATGCAAACCACTCTCTATTCTGGACAATCATGTCCCCGAATGGTGGCGGCGAACCTACTGGTGAACTTGCTGAGAAAATCAGCAGCAAATTCGGTAGCCTAGACGAATTTAAAGACCAATTTGCAAACACTGCAGCAGGCCGTTTCGGTTCTGGTTGGGCTTGGTTAGTTGTGAACAATGGCGAGCTTGAGCTAATTGATACACTTAACCAAGATTCTCCACTTATGGAAGGTAAGACTCCGATTCTTGGTCTTGATGTTTGGGAGCACGCTTACTACCTAAATTATCAAAACCGTCGTCCTGATTACATTTCTGCATTCTGGAATGTAGTAAATTGGGATGAAGTTGCACGTCGTTACGAAGCAGCTAAATAATAACAAAGGAAGAAGGTGCAGCCTATGGCTGTGCCTTTTTTTATGGATACAATCCTTCTAGTGTATATAGCGACCTCACTCTTTTAGCGCATAAGTCATTATTGGTTTGAAGAGAATAAGGAGTAGCTACTGGAGGGATTGTGTTATGAAAAAGGGTATCGCACGTCTATTAGGTGATGTGGAAGTAACGCGTGATTTGATACTGTTACTGACGATAGGTGGGCTCTACTCGTTAGGGATCTTCCTTTCAAACACATTTGTGAACATATATCTTTGGAAACAGTCAGGTGAGTATTTGGCTATTGCCATCTATAACCTATCCATATACATTGCTCAGCCTCTAACGTTTATCTTAGCGGGACGGTGGGCGAAGAAAGTAGACCGTGTCGTTGTACTAAGGCTTGGGGTTATTTTTTTGTCTATATTCTTTATTACTGTATTAATAGTAGGAGAACAGGCAGCTACATATAAAGTGCTATTAGGTGCTTTGCTCGGGGTAGGCTACGGATTTTATTGGCTTGCGTTTAACGTATTAACATTTGAAATCACCGAGCCAGATACAAGGGACTTCTTTAACGGCTTCTTAGGGCTGCTTCAGTCGTTTGGTGGAATGATTGGCCCTGTTCTCGCAGGTTACATTATATCAAGTATGGCGGCTAATACTGGCTACACAGTGATATTCACAATATCATTTAGTTTATTTGCTCTAGCAGTGCTAAGTAGCTTCTTTCTACAACGAAGGTCAGCAAAGGGGAATTTTTCTTTCCGGCGCATTATTCATGAAAGAAAGCGTAATCCGAATTGGAATCGCATATTGTGTGCTCATATCTTTCAAGGATTGAGAGAGGGGACATTTCTATTTGTAATCGCCATCTGGGTGTTTATTGCTACGAAGAGTGAATTCGCGTTAGGGAAATTTAATTTAGTCTATTCTGCTGTATCCTTCCTTTCTTATTTTATCGCAACGCGGTTTATTAAGCCTCGATATAGGAAGCGCTCTATATTTATTGGAGGACTTATGCTATATGTAGCCATTTACCTCATCTTGTTTAATGTATCGTACCCGATTCTTCTATTGTACGCGGGCATCATTGGAGTGGCTTATCCAATTATCTATGTTCCATATTTATCATTAACGTATGATGTGATAGGCAAAGCATGGCATGCGGCTGAAATGAGAATTGAATACATTGTTGTGAGGGAGTTATTCCTTAATCTTGGAAGGATAATTTCAATTGGGTTCTTCATGTTAGGAGTCACATGGTTTAATCCAGAAACGAGCATCCCCTTCATCTTAGCCATTGTGGGGATTGGACACTTTGTTATCTACTTCTTTATAAGAAACGTTAAATTTCCAATTCAATCTGATGAAGAGAAAATATTTGTTAAGAGTAAATTGGCGGATAATGACAATCGGTAATTGTTAAGAATGTAGGATAGTGATGAGGCTGGAAGGCGTGATATAATAAGGTATCAACAAGGTTAAATGAGGGTGAAATATGGGGAATAACCACAAAAAGACAAAAACACAGCTCCCTTTTAGGCTAAATATTTTATTCTTTACGGTCTTCCTATTGTTTTCGACGCTTGTCTTGCAATTGGGGATTGTACAGATTCTAAATGGAGAGGACCTTCAAGAGGAGATTAACAAGACTGACAAGGTAATTACGAAGAATCCTTCACCTCGTGGAGAGATTTACGACCGTAACGGGGAAGTTGTTGTAAGTAATGAACCGCTCTACTCCATTACATACACACCAACTCAAGCAACGTCCTCCGTACAGAAACTAGAAGTGGCAAAGAAATTATCTAATTTAATTGATATGCCAGAAGACAAGCTTGATGATATCACAGTAAGTGATCGAAAGGATTATTGGTACTTATTGAAGGAAATGAACGAAGAAGACCCTTATGAAGGAATAGTGAGTGACGAGGAAAAAGCTTCTTCTGACGACGCTTATGGATTACTTATGGACCGTTTAACGGAAGAACAACTTTCTTATTCCGGTTCACAAATGAATGAGATTGCCATTTTACATGAGTTAATGACTGCTTATGCACTTGCACCTCATCCAATCAAGAATAAAGGGGTCACGCAAGAAGAGTATGCAAAGGTAGCTGAGCACTTGTTTCAGTTACCGGGTGTAGATGTTACAACAGACTATGACCGAACGTATACATCTGAGTCAACCTTTAAATCATTCATAGGGAAGTATGAAGAAGGGATCCCGAAAGAACAGAAGGATTTCTACTTGAGTCATAACTACAGCTTAAACGACCGTGTAGGCATAAGTGGCTTAGAGAAAGAGTATGAATTGCAACTTGCTGGACAGAAAGAAATTGTTGAACATACGACAGATAAAGCTGGCAACCTTATTGATTCCAAAATCGTGAATGAAGGAAAACCTGGGGATGATCTAGTTCTTTCTATAGATATGGAGTTCCAACAACGAGTGGACGAAATTCTGAAAGAAGAATTTAAGGCAGCGATAGACCTGGACCCATTTGAGAACAAATATATGGATAGTGCGATGGCTGTCGTTATGGACCCGAATACGGGAGAAGTGCTTGCTGCCTCTGGCCAAGAGTATAACAGAGAGACGAATGAATTTCGCGATGTAGCAACAGATACGATTTACAACGCATACTTGCCTGGCTCCACCGTTAAGGGCGCCACTATCCTTGCTGGGTTGGATTCCAGTGCTATCGATCCTGGTACCACGTTTCAGGATGAACCTATACAAATCAAAGGCACAGCAACCCTTGCTTCATACAAGAACTTTGGTTATTTAAATGAAGTAGACGCTCTTGCTGTGTCATCAAACGTATATATGTGGAAGACAGCCATGCGGATGATGGGGAACGGTGAATATGTTCCAAACGATACATTGTCCTATGATGAAGGAAGCTTTGAAGAGATGCAGAATTATTTCAAACAGTTTGGACTTGGGGTTCAGACAGGGGTTGACATGTATCCAGAAGAAGCAGTCGGTGTTAGAGATACTCCTAAAGAGAATAAGGGTGGGCAAATGCTCAACTTCTCAATTGGGCAGTATAATACGTATACCACTATGCAACTAGCGCAGTATGTGTCCACTATTGCGAATGGAGGATACCGTGTAAAACCAAACATTGTGAAAGAGTTCCGTACACCAAACGCACAGGAAGAAGAACTTGGTCCCATTGTGAAGAGTTATGAGACGGAAGTTCTAAACAAGGTCTCTATGTCCGATGAGGATTTAGCGCGCGTTCAGCAGGGGTTCTTTGAGACGTTTAATACAGAGAAAGGTACGGCTGATGGGTATTTCTCTGGAAAGTCAGACTATGTGGCAGCAGGGAAGACAGGTACAGCTCAAGAGCAGAAGTGGTTAGATGTAAAGAATGATGAAGGAGAAATAACGGGCTATAAACCAGTCGATGTTGAGAATCTGACTTTAGTGGGGTATGCCTCAGGTACGTCTCTAGATGAGCCTGATCTTGCATTTGCTGTTGTAGTGCCTTATGCAGGTATTGAGGCCCGTCACTACATCAACAAGTTGATAGGGGAGAGAATCTTAGATACCTATTACGAATTACAGAAGACCACAGGTGATTCGGATGAAGAAGATTCAACGGAAACAGAGTAAAAAACATTAATAATACAATACTTACAGAAAGACAAGGAGATGCATCATGCATATTCTTGTCTTTTTTTGTAGAAAACTAAACCAGAACGATGTGAGTAAATTATTGCTGTGACGGGGGTTCGGCAACTTTATGCAAACAAAGTTCGACTTATTTACACAACGTTTACATTTCATTTATATGTATTTAAAACTGTCTCTTTAATATGAGTATTGTCAGTTGATAACGCAACTGAATACAACAATTCACAAATTGTAGGGGGAAAAAGAAATGAAAAGTTTCAAGCGTCTAGCACTACTTTTCACACTAATCCTAGCACTTGGCGCACTTGCAGCGTGCGGAAGTTCTGAAGGAGAAAATGACACAAGTGGTGAAAACAACGAAAACACTGAAGGTGCTTCTGAAGGAATTTCCGGCGAAGTAGCAATTGATGGATCATCTACTGTATTCCCAATCATGGAGCGTCTTACTGCTGAGTATCGTCAAGATGCACCTGATGTTGAACCTGTACTTAACTCTTCCGGTTCTGGTGGCGGATTTAAGAAGTTCACTGTAGGTGAAACTGATTTCTCTAACGCTTCTCGTCCTATTAAAGATGAAGAAAAACAAATCGCTGAAGAAAACGGCGTTGAATACACTGAGCTAGAAGTAGCTAAAGACGGTCTTTCCGTAGTAGTTTCTCAAGAGAACGATTTCCTTGAAAATGTTTCAGTTGAAGAACTTAAGCAAATCTTCCTTGCTGAATCTGGCGCAACTAAATGGTCTGACATTAACTCTGAATGGCCTGACGAAGAGATCGTAATCTTCAGCCCAGGTCATGACTCTGGTACTTTCGACTACTTCAATGAAGTAATCCTTGAAGATAACGAAATGAAAGAGGGCGAAAACGTAACTCTTTCTGAAGATGACAACACACTTGTAAAAGGTGTACAAGGTAACCCGAATGCAATTGGTTACTTCGGTTACGCTTACTACATTGAGAACAAAGATTCTCTTAAAGTTCTAGGTATCTCTGAAGGAGAAGGCGAGGCAGTTAAGCCAAATGCTGACACTGTACAATCTGGAGAGTACACTCCACTATCTCGTCCACTATTCACTTACGTTAACAACGCTTCTCTTAAAGATAAGCCTCAAGTAGCTGATTTCGCTAAGTACGTTCTAAACAACGCTGGCGCTGCAGCTGAAGAAGAAGGTTATGTGGCTCTTCCACAAGAGAAATTGGACGAGCAACTTGAAGAAATCAAAGGAATCATTGGTGAGTAATAGTTAAGGGAACCGAGGATGAAATATACAAGGTGAGGCTTACGTTATTCGAGCCTCACCTTCCCTTGTGATGAAAGGAGTTTACTATGGGAGCTCTAAATAATGAACAGATCAATGTTCAAGAGATGATTAGTGAAAAAAAAGAAAACAAACAAAAACTAAAAAAAGCTGAAAAGATTGTTCCTGTTATTTTATTTATTTGTGCAACTATATCAGTTCTAACGACTGTAGGTATTGTGTTTACTCTCTTACGCGAAGCAGGTACATTCTTCTCGAATGTAAATATTATTGACTTCTACACGGGTACAAGGTGGTCTCCGTGGAGCGGTGATTATGGTGTGCTTCCGTTGATTTCTGGTACGTTATTGATTACGTTCATTGCGATCCTTGTAGCACTGCCTCTAGGGTTAGCCTCTGCCATTTTCTTGAGTGAGTATGCAAGTGATAAGACTAGAAGAATTATTAAACCGACGCTTGAGGTTCTTGCGGGTATTCCGACTGTTGTTTATGGTTACTTTGCTATTACCTTCGTAACTCCAGTGCTTCAAAGTATTATCGATTTGAAGATCTTTAATGCAATGAGTGCTGGTATTGTGGTAGGGATTATGATTGTTCCAATGATTGCCTCATTAAGTGAGGATGCAATGAGCTCTGTTCCGAATTCGCTTCGTCAAGGTGCTCTAGCATTAGGATCTACGCGATTTGAAGTAGCTATGAAAGTAATTGTTCCAGCTGCATTCTCAGGAATTGTAGCTTCCATCGTTCTTGCCATTTCACGTGCAATTGGGGAAACGATGATTGTTACGATTGCTGCAGGTGCAACACCGAACATGACATTTGATCCTACACAATCAATTCAAACTCTAACTGCATTTATCGTGCAAGCAGCTACTGGGGATACAACATTCGGTTCACCGATTTATTATAGTATCTATGCAGTAGGTATCACTTTGTTTGTGTTCACCCTACTCATGAACTTACTTTCTCAGTACATTGCTCGTAAGTTTAGGGAGGAATACTAATGTTTGAAATGGACGAACAATCTGTAAAGAATCGTATCAACAAACGTAAAAGAATTAATAGCGTATTTCATGGTCTGTTCTTTGCATCGACAACAATTGGACTAATTGTTCTCGTTGCGCTTCTATATCGTGTATTGACTCAAGGAACTGGATTCTTTGATTGGCAATTCATCACGAGTTTCCCAGACCCAGACCCAGAAGACTCAGGTATTTTCGCAGGTCTTATTGGTTCCTTATGGCTAATGGCAATCGTAGCTCCGGTTTCCATTATTCTAGGCGTGAGTACTGCCTTATTCCTTGAGGAATATTCTAGTCAAGGTCGTCTAACTCGTTTTATTCAGGCAAATATTCAGAACTTAGCTGGTGTACCGTCTATTGTATTTGGTTTGCTCGGATTAACGTTCTTTGTTTATATGCTAAACATGGGCTATACGTTAATAGCTGGCGGGCTTACGATGAGTCTCCTTGTATTACCGGTCATCGTAGTGGCTGCACAAGAAGCCCTCCGCTCGGTACCGAAGAAGCTTAAAGAAGCATCCTATGGCATGGGTGCAACGAAATGGCAAACCATTGTTCGAATTGTGCTTCCTGCAGCAATCCCTGGCATTATCACGGGGTCAATCCTAGCGTTATCCCGTGCCATTGGTGAAACAGCTCCACTAATTATCGTAGGGGCTGCAACCGCCATTTACTCTCTGCCAGACTCGTTACTATCGAAATATACGGTAATGCCAATTCAAATTTATAACTGGGTAGGTCGTCCGCAAGCAGATTGGCAGTTTGCTGCTTCAGCAGGAATTATCGTCCTGTTAATCTTCTTACTCGTTATGAACTCTACCGCTGTATTTATCAGAAATAAATTCTCTAAACGTCTCTAATCGACTTGGGTGAAGGAGGAATTGCAAATGACACAATTTGCAGATCAACAAAAAGAAAACACACAACCTGTAGAACAAAAACAGACAAACAAACAAAACGTTTTTGAAGTAGAGAACCTAAATCTTTGGTACGGTGATGACCAAGCGCTTTATGACATTCAAATGAAGATTCCTGAGAATGATGTAACAGCTATTATTGGTCCGTCTGGTTGCGGGAAATCCACGTTCTTAAAGACGATTAATCGCATGGTAGAACTAGTGCCAATCGTTCGTACTTCCGGCACAATTAAGTATAAAAACCAAGATATTTTCAGCTCGATTAATAAAGAAGAGCTACGTACGAAAGTCGGTATGGTATTCCAAAACCCTAACCCATTTCCAAAGTCCATCTATGACAA encodes the following:
- a CDS encoding methyl-accepting chemotaxis protein, which translates into the protein MKRLKFPTKWKGERVNGWKEKVRLRSRLHRSEKDYWHQFSFQTRLIAIVSMLVVASIAIIGFMSYSKAKDSQMELVNDRLVRETASVRDMAERMMYAYIGDEEEFQSQMNEVIASQKSDLVQDGFGAKIHLLKEGEILALANNGKETSDFPEELAIEIQMIEDGSEFGEFNGEQRMFAYSAIQELKGVYVISVPAKDFMHPINQLAKYTITVGVISLVLIVLIVSLFIRAMVRPIKELQHIMHASSEGRFEGIDSISTTIPEVRSLANSYKEMTARIEYMLMNIGGAVNQLASTSEELAVSSCKLGDSQQDMKKELTEVVEGTEQTEGTFLEQMSLFSELKHYMDRLLMSFNNMYEEQKLMNQSVSSGDESIASIMNALHTYHDGFKQMTVKIQEFEDYTVNIDVAGKMIQDLAERTKLLALNATIEAARAGENGKGFAVVASEVRKLADNSREAAIVIDEKMKETLVISQYLSTEFHGVYNQLTTHLDHANSSKESFDHLRKHIQTFNDSIDVSKQDVTQAESLIPLMEDAFNEFHKVTKHTLQSGKRLIETSDMQDQQMKETDEVRIALISLSKELSTITDINRKHPSQ
- a CDS encoding DUF1189 family protein, translated to MNFWKSFIWSTYQFKRIGAFRLQKVHYVFAYMLYITGIQLIPYILADALGISVRFNQALPYIVSVSLVYLSSIMIYLLVSCAVAAIGLFLGKKQGKSLTYKHTWQIAIYALTLPTLLTAIVEAFVFSSSLLFLFYFTMALIYTLLSVSAIPNRNKNKHP
- a CDS encoding Na/Pi cotransporter family protein — its product is MDIQDIIFQFVGGLGIFLFGLKYMGDGLQKAAGDKLRTILDRFTTNPFMGVLAGIIVTILIQSSSGTTVLTVGLVNAGFMTLRQAIGVIMGANVGTTVTAFIIGIELKEYGLPILAVGALMIFFFKNKKLSYLGQTLFGFGSLFYGLKLMSNGMKPLRSLEAFQDLTVSMSDNPILGVVIGTIFTVIVQSSSATIGILQGLFEQGAIDINAALPVLFGDNIGTTITAILASIGASVAAKRAAFTHVIFNVVGTTIFLVGLSLYTPVVEFVKDALGLNAEMTIAFAHGIFNLTNLIIQFPFIAVLAIIVTKLIPGEDSVVESKPKHLDPIFIEQSPSLALDQAKNEVMRMGEFAYQGLEEVSLYMNNHSRKHADKVMQIEEALNNLDRQITDYLVSLSSSSLTELESEKHTALLDAVRDLERIGDHMENMVELVDYKVSNKVDLTEEAQADLNDMVNLTMITVKQAVRTLETMDREEALSVTRKEDQIDQNERLYRKKHILRMNEGKCSGMAGIVFVDMLSNLERIGDHSVNIAEEVLGKDKENVM
- a CDS encoding superoxide dismutase, producing MAKFELPELPYAYDALEPTIDKETMNIHHTKHHAGYVNKLNTALEGHADLQDKSLEELLSNNLEVVPEDIKTAVRRNGGGHANHSLFWTIMSPNGGGEPTGELAEKISSKFGSLDEFKDQFANTAAGRFGSGWAWLVVNNGELELIDTLNQDSPLMEGKTPILGLDVWEHAYYLNYQNRRPDYISAFWNVVNWDEVARRYEAAK
- a CDS encoding MFS transporter, yielding MKKGIARLLGDVEVTRDLILLLTIGGLYSLGIFLSNTFVNIYLWKQSGEYLAIAIYNLSIYIAQPLTFILAGRWAKKVDRVVVLRLGVIFLSIFFITVLIVGEQAATYKVLLGALLGVGYGFYWLAFNVLTFEITEPDTRDFFNGFLGLLQSFGGMIGPVLAGYIISSMAANTGYTVIFTISFSLFALAVLSSFFLQRRSAKGNFSFRRIIHERKRNPNWNRILCAHIFQGLREGTFLFVIAIWVFIATKSEFALGKFNLVYSAVSFLSYFIATRFIKPRYRKRSIFIGGLMLYVAIYLILFNVSYPILLLYAGIIGVAYPIIYVPYLSLTYDVIGKAWHAAEMRIEYIVVRELFLNLGRIISIGFFMLGVTWFNPETSIPFILAIVGIGHFVIYFFIRNVKFPIQSDEEKIFVKSKLADNDNR